Proteins encoded in a region of the Paenibacillus wynnii genome:
- the spoVAE gene encoding stage V sporulation protein AE: protein MIFLWAFLIGGAICVVGQLLMDVVKLTPAHTMSTLVVVGAIADAVGIYDPLIKFAGAGASVPITSFGNSLVHGALTELERDGWIGVVTGIFDITSAGISSAIVFSFLAALIARPKG from the coding sequence ATGATTTTTTTATGGGCTTTTCTCATCGGGGGAGCTATTTGTGTAGTTGGTCAATTACTGATGGATGTGGTGAAGCTGACACCTGCTCATACAATGAGTACCTTAGTTGTCGTAGGAGCTATAGCTGATGCTGTTGGAATCTACGACCCTCTGATCAAGTTTGCTGGGGCAGGTGCTTCGGTACCGATAACCAGCTTTGGAAATTCACTTGTACACGGTGCACTTACGGAGCTTGAGCGAGATGGCTGGATCGGTGTGGTAACCGGTATTTTCGATATCACCAGCGCGGGGATTTCCTCGGCTATAGTTTTCTCATTTCTGGCAGCGTTGATCGCTCGGCCTAAAGGATAA
- the spoVAC gene encoding stage V sporulation protein AC — translation MTSEEYKKLSQPFVPGRPVLKNCIRAFLIGGLICVIGQGIQTGFMSVFGMDSKEAASPTVALLILISVILTSLGVYDKIAQWAGAGSAVPVTGFANSMCSAALEHRSEGLVLGVGGNMFKLAGSVIVFGTVAAFIVGIVYALMGLGGSH, via the coding sequence ATGACTTCGGAGGAATATAAAAAGTTATCACAGCCGTTTGTTCCAGGCAGGCCTGTGCTGAAAAACTGTATTAGGGCCTTTCTGATCGGTGGATTGATCTGCGTGATTGGACAAGGCATTCAGACTGGATTTATGTCCGTCTTTGGAATGGACTCAAAGGAAGCTGCAAGTCCCACAGTGGCTCTGTTGATTCTAATCTCTGTCATACTGACCTCCCTAGGCGTCTACGACAAAATAGCACAATGGGCCGGGGCCGGTTCTGCAGTGCCTGTAACCGGATTCGCAAACAGTATGTGTTCAGCGGCCTTAGAACACCGCTCTGAAGGTCTGGTACTCGGTGTTGGCGGAAATATGTTCAAGCTGGCCGGTTCAGTTATAGTCTTCGGGACTGTGGCTGCTTTTATTGTCGGTATAGTCTATGCCCTTATGGGCTTAGGAGGCTCACATTAA
- a CDS encoding M42 family metallopeptidase, protein MNQETLDLFKTLTEFPSAPGFERELRAYVKEAMTPYTDEFVHDRLGSLFGVLRGEENGPKIMVAGHLDEVGFMVTGITDKGMIRFTPLGGWLSSAVASQRLHIITPQGTLTGVVGSTPIHLLSDEERKKTVDISKMFIDIGADSREEAESFGVAPGQQIVPICPFTPLANPKKIMAKAWDNRYGVGLAIELVKALHGKKLPNTIYAGATVQEEVGLRGARTAANLLSPDIFFGLDASAAADMSGDRQAFGHLGQGALLRIFDPTMITHRGLIEYVQDTADTHRIKYQYFVSQGGTDAGQVHVSGIGVPSAVIGICSRYIHTATSIIHSDDYEAAKELLIKLVEGLDRTTLQTIIERS, encoded by the coding sequence ATGAATCAGGAAACACTGGATTTGTTCAAAACACTAACTGAATTCCCTTCAGCTCCCGGATTCGAGCGAGAGCTGCGTGCTTATGTTAAAGAGGCTATGACGCCTTACACAGATGAATTCGTACACGATCGCCTTGGAAGTCTATTCGGTGTACTTCGCGGTGAGGAAAATGGGCCTAAAATTATGGTGGCCGGTCATTTGGACGAGGTCGGCTTCATGGTTACAGGCATCACTGACAAGGGTATGATCCGCTTTACACCGCTTGGAGGATGGCTTTCATCAGCAGTTGCTTCACAACGGCTTCACATCATAACTCCACAAGGAACACTGACTGGCGTGGTGGGCAGTACTCCTATACACCTTCTAAGTGATGAGGAACGGAAAAAGACAGTCGACATCTCCAAAATGTTCATCGATATCGGCGCTGACAGCCGTGAAGAGGCTGAAAGCTTTGGAGTCGCTCCCGGTCAGCAAATTGTCCCGATCTGCCCTTTCACACCGCTTGCCAATCCAAAGAAAATCATGGCCAAGGCTTGGGATAACCGTTATGGTGTAGGACTTGCTATTGAGCTGGTAAAAGCGCTGCATGGAAAAAAACTTCCTAACACCATTTATGCTGGAGCTACTGTTCAAGAGGAAGTGGGTCTACGCGGAGCACGAACAGCCGCAAATCTTTTATCCCCTGATATTTTCTTCGGGCTGGATGCAAGTGCTGCAGCCGATATGTCGGGCGATCGTCAAGCCTTCGGTCATCTGGGCCAAGGCGCTTTGCTGCGCATTTTTGATCCCACTATGATCACACACCGCGGTTTGATTGAATATGTGCAGGATACAGCGGATACTCATCGAATCAAATACCAGTACTTTGTTTCCCAAGGGGGAACCGATGCCGGACAAGTGCATGTAAGCGGAATTGGTGTTCCGTCAGCAGTAATCGGAATCTGCTCACGATATATACATACCGCTACGTCAATAATCCATAGTGACGACTATGAAGCCGCCAAGGAACTTCTCATTAAGTTGGTTGAAGGTCTGGACCGGACAACGCTGCAGACTATTATTGAACGGAGCTAA
- a CDS encoding PTS sugar transporter subunit IIA: MSILSEKKIIMNADAKDKYEAIAIAGKLLVEAGHVTEEYIPKMLEREEVVSTYMGGGLAIPHGTKDGKQFIKSTGMSVVRFPNGVDFGGDEPAFIVIGIAAAGDSHMEVLTNVAMIFTEDDAIERVMNAPTPASIIEIFEGGVE; the protein is encoded by the coding sequence ATGAGTATACTGTCAGAGAAAAAAATTATTATGAATGCCGACGCTAAAGATAAATATGAAGCGATCGCTATTGCCGGAAAATTGCTTGTGGAAGCAGGCCATGTCACTGAAGAATACATTCCTAAAATGTTGGAGCGGGAAGAGGTTGTCTCTACCTATATGGGCGGAGGTCTTGCCATTCCCCATGGTACAAAAGATGGGAAGCAATTCATCAAGTCAACAGGGATGTCGGTTGTCCGTTTCCCGAACGGTGTTGACTTTGGTGGAGATGAGCCGGCATTTATCGTTATCGGTATTGCGGCTGCCGGGGATTCCCATATGGAAGTCTTGACCAATGTAGCAATGATATTCACTGAAGATGATGCGATTGAACGGGTAATGAATGCACCAACTCCGGCTTCGATCATCGAGATCTTTGAAGGAGGCGTTGAATAA
- the spoVAD gene encoding stage V sporulation protein AD — MKQLGSQTWQFTTRPVILGSSAVVGPEEGEGPLASDFDFIYDSLEMGEKTWEKAERALFMKASVLALEDAGIEQDKLEFFVGGDLMNQIISSSFAARKMGVPYLGVFGACSTSMESLAIASMIVDSGGGKYALAGTASHNCTVEKQFRYPTEYGAQKPPTSQYTVTGSGCAIVGRNDGSGKGPFVVSATLGRIMDLGLKDPLNMGAAMAPAAADTILAHFRDTGLTPGHYDLIVTGDLATVGLPIAKKLLADEGVPMEETTFNDCGLLIYNLDKQKYAIAGGSGCGCSAVVTYGHILKRMRKGELKRVLIVATGALLSPLSYQQGESIPCVAHAIALESGGEEA, encoded by the coding sequence ATGAAGCAGCTCGGCAGTCAGACCTGGCAGTTTACAACCCGGCCCGTCATTCTCGGTTCATCCGCTGTTGTAGGACCTGAAGAGGGGGAAGGACCTCTAGCCTCAGATTTTGATTTTATATATGACTCTCTTGAGATGGGCGAGAAAACTTGGGAAAAAGCGGAACGCGCGCTCTTTATGAAAGCTTCAGTGTTGGCTCTTGAAGATGCAGGGATAGAGCAGGACAAGCTGGAATTTTTCGTGGGCGGCGATTTGATGAACCAGATCATCAGCAGCTCTTTTGCCGCAAGGAAGATGGGAGTTCCCTATCTTGGAGTCTTTGGGGCCTGTTCCACTTCTATGGAAAGCTTGGCCATCGCATCGATGATTGTAGATTCCGGCGGAGGTAAATATGCCTTGGCAGGTACAGCCAGCCATAACTGTACGGTGGAGAAACAGTTTCGTTATCCTACAGAATACGGTGCACAGAAGCCTCCGACTTCACAATATACGGTCACTGGGTCCGGGTGCGCCATTGTAGGTCGAAATGACGGATCTGGAAAGGGTCCATTTGTAGTCTCAGCAACGCTTGGACGGATTATGGATCTCGGCCTTAAGGACCCTTTAAATATGGGAGCAGCCATGGCGCCGGCAGCAGCGGATACCATCCTTGCCCACTTTAGGGATACGGGCCTCACTCCCGGCCATTATGATTTAATTGTTACCGGTGATCTTGCCACTGTAGGTTTGCCGATTGCCAAGAAGCTGTTGGCAGATGAAGGTGTTCCGATGGAGGAGACAACGTTCAATGACTGCGGCCTCCTGATCTATAATCTGGACAAGCAGAAGTACGCGATTGCTGGAGGCAGCGGCTGTGGCTGTTCCGCAGTGGTGACCTATGGACACATTCTTAAACGCATGAGGAAGGGCGAGTTGAAGCGTGTACTTATTGTAGCAACCGGAGCACTGCTATCCCCTTTATCTTATCAGCAAGGAGAGAGCATCCCATGTGTTGCTCATGCTATAGCTCTGGAGAGCGGAGGTGAAGAAGCATGA
- a CDS encoding BglG family transcription antiterminator, with protein sequence MRKITARQRQIIFLLLGVNEEITAAEIAASTGVSVRTVHREMEELEGILGEFGLNLSRKSGKGIQLTGLEAGLAELRSFLQEEKTAEYSGEDRKVYELCLLLEAEEPVKLFSLAHSLKVTVASISYDLDELEPWVQKFGLQLVRRRGYGVEITGSEIDKRRAICRLAAEHLDQSDLVGHAPQMEGNPVFNMLLTMVGKNNLMDVENTMWDMEWSWTVELPEIVYMELLLGLAVTVRRVEIGRGIDSAEEAGYSRMSDHRNIAGTEQFVHKLGELLSLEFPKLEILYIAGLFDRVQDSFSSADFAYGDIALMEIVYRLTENVVKRTGLPFQSDRSLREGLLEHIDPALKRIREGTRIRNPLLGPIRKDYEFLFHIVRSAVEDLKLDLEIPDEEIGFLVMHFGASVERLNQLRRNVRAILVCASGLSSSRLLATRLMKEMPQIEVLGNISWYEAARMREEDYDLIISTIDLPLVKDRYIKISPLLTREEIDKLLNYIQNTTFKERTQSTFQEPDKSVREEMALERMKSHKGILDEMVSLIDRFRFYSLDNGGMNLPATLSEMLDTLNGSGVIGDSDILLERLLERERMASQVIPDTRLALFHTRSSHIHMSSLTLYRLRQPVQLEGNTEVRVILLMLAPRKLSKESLEVLSEISALLLNSELVRLLEERTEAEIKRYLSSELLRFFENKM encoded by the coding sequence ATGAGGAAAATTACCGCCAGGCAACGACAGATCATATTTCTTCTCCTGGGAGTAAACGAAGAGATCACAGCCGCCGAAATCGCCGCAAGCACCGGAGTGAGCGTTAGAACGGTTCACCGGGAAATGGAAGAACTAGAAGGTATCTTGGGAGAATTCGGACTGAATCTGAGTCGAAAATCAGGAAAAGGCATCCAATTGACAGGTCTTGAGGCCGGTCTTGCGGAGCTGCGGTCATTTTTGCAGGAAGAAAAGACGGCGGAGTATTCCGGCGAGGACCGCAAAGTATATGAGCTATGCTTGCTGCTTGAGGCGGAAGAGCCAGTCAAACTATTCTCACTGGCACATTCTTTAAAGGTAACTGTAGCGTCCATAAGTTATGACCTGGATGAGTTGGAGCCTTGGGTACAAAAGTTTGGTTTACAATTGGTTCGCAGACGAGGTTATGGCGTTGAAATTACCGGAAGTGAAATCGATAAACGCAGAGCGATTTGCCGTTTGGCCGCAGAACATCTTGATCAGTCAGATTTGGTAGGTCACGCTCCACAAATGGAGGGCAACCCGGTATTCAATATGCTCCTGACCATGGTAGGCAAAAACAATCTGATGGATGTTGAGAATACCATGTGGGATATGGAGTGGTCATGGACGGTTGAACTTCCGGAAATCGTCTATATGGAACTGCTGCTGGGTCTCGCTGTCACTGTAAGACGGGTTGAGATTGGCAGAGGAATCGATAGCGCTGAAGAAGCGGGTTACTCCCGTATGTCCGATCACAGAAACATCGCAGGAACCGAGCAATTCGTGCATAAGCTAGGAGAGCTTTTGTCCTTGGAGTTTCCGAAGTTGGAGATTTTGTACATTGCCGGGTTATTCGATCGGGTGCAGGATTCTTTCTCATCCGCCGATTTTGCTTATGGAGATATCGCTTTGATGGAAATCGTCTATAGGTTAACCGAAAATGTAGTGAAACGGACAGGTTTGCCTTTTCAAAGTGATCGTTCACTTCGGGAAGGGTTGCTTGAGCATATCGATCCTGCGTTGAAACGCATCCGTGAAGGAACGCGTATACGTAATCCACTGTTAGGACCTATTCGTAAGGACTATGAATTCTTGTTCCATATTGTTCGATCTGCTGTAGAGGATTTGAAGCTGGATCTGGAAATTCCTGATGAAGAGATCGGTTTTCTAGTCATGCATTTTGGTGCATCTGTAGAAAGGCTGAACCAACTCAGGCGTAATGTGCGGGCCATACTCGTGTGTGCCAGCGGGCTAAGTTCTTCCCGGCTTTTGGCAACAAGGCTTATGAAAGAAATGCCGCAAATTGAGGTACTTGGCAATATATCTTGGTATGAAGCCGCCCGTATGCGGGAGGAAGATTATGATTTAATTATCTCTACGATTGATCTTCCGCTGGTTAAAGACCGTTATATCAAGATCAGTCCTCTGCTTACTAGAGAAGAGATTGATAAGCTGCTTAATTATATCCAGAACACAACCTTTAAGGAACGAACGCAATCTACATTCCAAGAGCCCGACAAATCAGTGCGTGAAGAAATGGCTTTAGAAAGAATGAAAAGTCATAAAGGCATTTTGGATGAGATGGTAAGTCTGATCGATCGCTTTCGATTTTACTCTTTAGATAACGGGGGTATGAATCTCCCGGCAACACTGTCTGAGATGTTGGATACGCTGAACGGCAGCGGTGTAATCGGGGATTCTGATATTCTCCTGGAACGCCTGCTGGAACGGGAAAGAATGGCGAGTCAGGTTATTCCAGATACCAGATTAGCGCTGTTCCACACACGCAGCAGTCATATTCATATGTCATCTTTGACGTTATATCGACTTCGCCAGCCCGTTCAACTGGAAGGCAATACAGAGGTCAGAGTGATCCTGCTTATGCTCGCCCCTCGTAAACTCTCGAAGGAGAGTCTTGAGGTGTTAAGTGAAATTAGTGCCTTACTACTGAATTCCGAACTCGTAAGATTGCTAGAGGAAAGGACAGAGGCAGAAATTAAGCGATATCTGTCTTCTGAGCTTCTGCGATTTTTCGAAAATAAAATGTGA
- a CDS encoding mannitol-1-phosphate 5-dehydrogenase, producing MKKAVHFGAGNIGRGFIGLLLSQAGYEVCFVDVNENFVSQLKERGEYPVTLASEGQETVTVTNVTALSSVTQADEVIAAIAEADIVTTAVGVSILKHIAGSIAKGITERLTVSSAPLHVIACENAIGGSAQLKELVYAQLDEESRTKADASIAFPNAAVDRIVPLQQHEDVLKVVVEPFYEWVIDSSQMISGYTPIGGVHYVENLDPYIERKLFTVNTGHCSAAYLGFLRGYETIQQAMADEQLTSLVREVLLETGAVLVSKHGFDQAEHTKYIDKNLERFRNPSLTDEVSRVGRSPIRKLSPNDRLVSPALEAHERGLSYAALTRSMAGALLFNVQDDPEAVELQASIADIGVEATVTKYTGLAADHDTHKSVMVEYNKLK from the coding sequence ATGAAGAAGGCCGTACATTTTGGCGCAGGGAATATCGGGAGAGGGTTTATCGGTCTTTTATTGTCACAGGCAGGTTATGAAGTATGCTTCGTGGACGTAAATGAGAATTTTGTCTCACAACTTAAAGAGCGTGGAGAGTATCCGGTTACCTTGGCAAGTGAAGGTCAGGAAACCGTTACCGTAACTAATGTTACTGCTCTTAGCAGTGTCACACAAGCAGATGAGGTAATCGCTGCGATTGCTGAAGCTGATATCGTTACCACGGCTGTTGGAGTATCCATATTGAAACATATCGCAGGTTCCATTGCGAAGGGAATCACTGAACGTCTGACTGTATCCTCTGCACCGCTGCATGTAATTGCTTGCGAGAACGCGATTGGCGGCAGCGCGCAGCTTAAAGAGCTTGTGTATGCTCAGTTGGATGAGGAATCCCGGACGAAAGCAGATGCTTCTATCGCTTTCCCGAATGCCGCAGTAGACCGGATTGTTCCGCTGCAGCAGCATGAAGATGTACTTAAGGTTGTAGTAGAGCCTTTCTATGAGTGGGTAATCGATTCGTCCCAGATGATTTCGGGATACACACCTATTGGAGGCGTACATTATGTAGAGAACCTGGATCCTTATATTGAGCGTAAATTATTCACTGTAAACACCGGTCACTGTTCCGCTGCCTACCTTGGATTCTTGCGGGGATATGAGACCATCCAGCAGGCTATGGCTGATGAACAGCTCACGTCTTTGGTTAGAGAAGTATTGTTGGAAACGGGTGCAGTTCTTGTAAGCAAACATGGATTTGATCAAGCTGAGCACACCAAGTATATCGATAAGAACCTGGAGCGTTTCCGTAATCCGTCTTTGACGGATGAAGTATCACGCGTAGGCCGTTCGCCGATTCGCAAGCTTTCTCCGAACGATCGTCTGGTATCACCGGCGCTTGAGGCGCACGAAAGAGGCTTGAGTTATGCCGCTTTGACCCGTTCAATGGCAGGCGCTCTCTTGTTCAACGTGCAGGATGATCCCGAGGCGGTTGAGCTTCAAGCATCCATAGCCGACATCGGAGTGGAAGCAACCGTTACGAAGTATACGGGGCTTGCAGCAGACCATGATACTCATAAGTCTGTTATGGTGGAATATAACAAGTTGAAGTAA